The following proteins are co-located in the Pseudomonas fluorescens genome:
- a CDS encoding Gldg family protein, protein MRSALSTGMTLLVILLLFLAFNLSWVNNLPEVRWDFSQQKKHTLSPAARNLLATLEHPLDLYYFNSSHDPKRSHALKRYGERVEDLLNEFEKASKGMINLHVIDPAPYSEDAYKAGLFGLDDKQGFLGLIGTRAGQNPQRIDVFSRDDEPLLEYEISHLIYKLMHPDPPTIAVLTGLALNESAGRAMAQMHQHFNLVSLASNTSKVPESIGTLMVVHPRALPEHALYAIEQFVLRGGKLMIFIDPVSASDANTPAVDSRLDGLLAAWGIQMPTDKLLVDHVYALSSSLSPDAPALRHAARLNLPRQAMTASDVSTWKLSTVVVSSSGALSRVRKGRTTLTPLLQSSRQSALMDTDRVAAAPASDSLIDGTTPGQRQVIAARIEGPAYSAFPEGLGGQSPGLQKAANIQVVVVADTDLLMDSVINSAPNTNVLFVLNTLDNLAAPNILANIQPRVMAGDAPTALEQMREAAAQAYTQKAGELQKRLEQTEQEWQRLNPPSIEFGTQAVDTNTQLQALNKERLRLPMELQALKVEAYASVHRMERNLKLLMICAVPLPLCLIAWAVFVYHRRRRSVVATACH, encoded by the coding sequence ATGCGATCCGCTCTTAGTACGGGCATGACACTGTTGGTCATACTGCTACTGTTCCTGGCCTTTAATCTGTCCTGGGTCAACAACCTGCCTGAGGTACGCTGGGACTTTTCACAACAAAAAAAACACACGTTATCGCCCGCAGCGCGAAACTTACTCGCGACACTCGAACACCCGTTGGACTTGTATTACTTCAATTCGAGCCATGATCCAAAAAGAAGCCACGCACTAAAACGCTACGGTGAACGGGTGGAAGACTTGCTCAATGAGTTCGAGAAAGCATCAAAGGGCATGATTAACCTGCATGTTATTGATCCGGCACCTTATTCAGAAGATGCCTACAAAGCCGGACTGTTCGGCCTTGACGACAAGCAGGGTTTTCTGGGCCTCATCGGCACTCGCGCAGGCCAGAACCCACAACGAATCGATGTATTCAGCCGCGATGACGAGCCACTGCTTGAATATGAAATCAGCCACCTGATCTACAAACTGATGCACCCCGACCCGCCCACCATTGCTGTGCTAACGGGGCTGGCGCTGAATGAGTCTGCCGGGCGTGCGATGGCGCAGATGCATCAACATTTCAACCTGGTGAGCCTGGCATCAAACACCTCCAAGGTGCCTGAATCGATCGGCACGCTGATGGTCGTGCATCCGCGCGCATTGCCCGAACACGCGCTGTATGCGATTGAGCAGTTCGTATTGAGGGGCGGCAAACTGATGATCTTCATTGATCCCGTGAGCGCGTCGGATGCGAACACGCCAGCGGTGGATTCCCGGCTCGACGGGCTGCTTGCCGCGTGGGGCATACAGATGCCGACCGACAAACTACTGGTCGACCACGTCTATGCCCTATCGTCTTCACTCAGCCCTGACGCGCCGGCATTACGTCACGCGGCCAGGTTGAACCTGCCACGACAAGCGATGACAGCCAGCGATGTGAGCACCTGGAAACTGAGCACTGTTGTGGTATCCAGCAGCGGCGCCCTGTCGCGCGTGAGGAAAGGCCGTACGACGCTGACGCCGCTGCTGCAAAGCTCCAGGCAGTCCGCGTTGATGGACACGGACCGGGTCGCAGCGGCGCCTGCATCCGACTCACTCATTGACGGGACGACGCCCGGCCAACGCCAGGTGATAGCAGCCCGCATCGAGGGCCCGGCCTATTCCGCATTTCCAGAGGGTCTCGGCGGACAGTCTCCCGGTTTGCAAAAGGCCGCAAACATCCAAGTGGTGGTGGTCGCCGACACGGATTTGCTGATGGATTCGGTGATCAATTCGGCGCCTAACACCAACGTACTGTTTGTCTTGAATACCCTGGACAACCTGGCTGCCCCGAACATTCTCGCGAACATTCAACCCCGTGTGATGGCGGGCGATGCCCCGACGGCACTGGAACAGATGCGCGAGGCCGCCGCACAGGCCTATACGCAAAAAGCCGGGGAACTGCAAAAACGGCTTGAGCAAACCGAACAGGAGTGGCAACGGTTAAACCCGCCGAGCATAGAATTCGGCACTCAAGCGGTGGACACCAATACCCAGTTGCAAGCGCTCAATAAGGAACGCCTGCGGCTGCCCATGGAGTTGCAAGCACTCAAGGTCGAGGCTTACGCATCGGTGCATCGCATGGAACGAAACCTGAAACTGCTGATGATTTGTGCGGTGCCGCTGCCGTTATGCCTGATTGCCTGGGCAGTTTTTGTCTACCACCGACGGCGGCGATCAGTCGTTGCTACAGCCTGCCACTGA
- a CDS encoding ABC-2 transporter permease, with product MKLLPVIFKRQLASYACTPSTYLSVAAFLVLGAALGLYTTPWMERDSGDLHVFFQLHPWLYLLLIPTLSTHLWADEHCAGLRDMMKTLPVTSAERVMGKFLAAWVVCGIALMLTFPVVILANCLGNADNLVIGSQFLTSWLLAGSYLSVGCFICTLARHRLVIFLVTLGLLLTASGLSSVLDALEHQAPIWVIDSLIALDPIARFETIDNGKLTLHDSLYFISMILAFLSASTVTLNYKTS from the coding sequence TTGAAGCTGCTGCCCGTTATTTTCAAGCGTCAACTTGCCAGTTACGCCTGCACGCCAAGCACCTACCTGAGTGTCGCCGCCTTTCTGGTGCTGGGTGCAGCGCTCGGGTTGTATACGACACCGTGGATGGAACGGGACAGTGGCGACTTGCACGTATTTTTCCAGTTGCATCCCTGGCTTTATCTGCTGTTGATTCCCACGTTATCGACACACCTGTGGGCGGATGAACACTGCGCAGGCTTGCGCGACATGATGAAAACACTGCCCGTGACTTCAGCAGAACGCGTGATGGGAAAATTTCTGGCCGCGTGGGTCGTGTGTGGTATCGCGTTGATGCTCACGTTTCCGGTGGTGATCCTCGCCAACTGTCTCGGCAATGCCGATAACCTTGTTATCGGTTCACAATTTCTGACCAGTTGGTTGCTGGCTGGCAGCTACCTGTCTGTCGGTTGTTTTATTTGTACACTCGCGCGCCACCGCCTGGTTATTTTCCTGGTGACATTGGGTTTATTGCTGACAGCCAGCGGACTTTCTTCTGTCTTGGATGCACTCGAACATCAGGCGCCTATCTGGGTAATCGACAGTTTGATCGCACTTGATCCAATCGCGCGTTTCGAGACTATCGACAATGGCAAACTGACCCTTCACGACAGTTTGTACTTCATCAGCATGATCCTTGCCTTTCTATCGGCAAGCACGGTCACACTCAACTACAAAACCAGTTGA
- a CDS encoding ABC transporter ATP-binding protein yields MLEISSLTKHLGKRKVITHLSFCAERQECIGLFGEHGAGKTTLLNLIAGVTKPSAGHITVQGFDTQSHPLQAQKALGYQLQSGLSHSTMSVKGMLNFIADVRGFSGAEKRSRVDRVAMRLELSRLLNAPLDTLSIGLKRKVAIAQAILHTPGLLLLDEPNEGLAPDQLLKFKTLIQSLAEEMTVIIASRHCDDLSTLCARALVIADGQLVADTPLPDLQRNSRHHQAVTLAAQTPLDLLALAVLPGVAGIEEDRHAPGTVTVLAMPGHSIYPHINALIASRSWNITSLSLEPGRLNDVVHRLSHEVSL; encoded by the coding sequence ATGCTCGAGATAAGCAGCCTGACAAAGCACCTGGGCAAAAGAAAAGTTATCACCCACCTCTCGTTTTGCGCCGAACGCCAGGAATGCATAGGCCTGTTTGGGGAGCATGGCGCAGGCAAAACTACGCTGTTGAATCTGATAGCAGGCGTAACTAAACCCTCCGCCGGGCATATCACCGTCCAAGGGTTCGACACCCAATCTCATCCACTTCAGGCCCAAAAAGCCCTGGGCTATCAACTCCAGAGCGGCCTCAGCCATTCGACCATGTCCGTCAAAGGCATGCTCAATTTCATCGCTGACGTGCGAGGTTTCAGCGGCGCTGAAAAACGCAGCCGGGTCGATCGTGTCGCCATGCGCCTGGAATTATCCCGGCTGCTCAACGCGCCACTCGATACGCTTTCCATTGGCTTGAAGCGCAAAGTAGCCATCGCCCAAGCAATCCTGCATACACCGGGCCTGCTTTTGCTGGATGAACCGAACGAGGGGCTGGCACCGGATCAACTGCTCAAGTTCAAGACACTGATCCAGTCCCTGGCCGAAGAAATGACGGTCATCATCGCCTCCCGTCATTGCGATGACCTTTCCACTCTGTGCGCGCGCGCGCTGGTTATCGCAGACGGTCAGTTGGTGGCTGATACCCCGCTGCCCGATTTGCAGCGCAACTCCCGACATCACCAAGCCGTCACGCTCGCCGCGCAAACCCCTCTGGATTTGCTGGCCCTTGCCGTATTACCCGGCGTCGCCGGCATAGAAGAGGACCGGCATGCGCCGGGCACCGTGACTGTTCTGGCCATGCCGGGGCACAGCATCTACCCCCATATAAACGCACTGATCGCCAGCCGCAGTTGGAACATCACGTCACTGAGTCTGGAACCAGGGCGCCTGAATGACGTTGTCCACCGTCTTAGCCACGAGGTATCCCTTTGA
- the greB gene encoding transcription elongation factor GreB: MSTKLITKEGHEALKKELDYLWREKRPDTTRKVTWAASLGDRSENADYQYNKKLLREIDRRVRYLRKRLEDMRVVEYMPEQEGKVFFGAWVDIENEQGETKRFRIVGYDEIYERMDYISIDSPMARALLRKAVDDEAIVQTPNGEVCWWITAIEYVK; the protein is encoded by the coding sequence TTGAGTACCAAGCTGATTACCAAAGAAGGTCATGAAGCGCTGAAAAAAGAGCTCGATTACCTGTGGCGAGAAAAGCGCCCGGATACCACCCGCAAGGTGACCTGGGCGGCTTCCCTCGGAGATCGCAGCGAGAACGCGGATTACCAATACAACAAGAAACTGCTGCGTGAGATTGATCGGCGCGTGCGCTACTTGCGCAAGCGTCTGGAAGACATGCGGGTGGTGGAGTACATGCCTGAGCAGGAAGGCAAGGTGTTCTTCGGCGCTTGGGTGGACATCGAAAATGAGCAGGGCGAGACCAAGCGTTTTCGAATCGTCGGCTATGACGAAATTTATGAGCGCATGGATTACATCTCCATCGACTCACCGATGGCTCGGGCGCTGTTGCGTAAGGCGGTCGACGATGAGGCTATCGTGCAGACACCCAATGGTGAGGTGTGCTGGTGGATCACCGCTATCGAGTATGTGAAGTAG